Proteins from a genomic interval of Gossypium hirsutum isolate 1008001.06 chromosome A09, Gossypium_hirsutum_v2.1, whole genome shotgun sequence:
- the LOC107888942 gene encoding uncharacterized protein isoform X2 — MGVEKEGSTNGGGYVGGFFQLFDWTAKSRKKLFSSKSDFPERSKQGKRSDGNIPMTRIHLMDEDEIGAGASFKGSSDYSCASSVTDDDMYGAKAPNVVARLMGLDSLPTSSEPYSTPFFDTQSLRDAHFRRRNLNYHHNEQIVYPDDRFNKMEGGPPRIVAELKPQKTVSKPIEKFRTESLPPKAAKTIPITHHKLLSPIKSPGFFPTMDAAHIMEAAARIIEPGPQVITRAKMPQVGSSSVPVKVRDFKEKMEAAQRKPPVRSSSVPVKVRDFKEKSETAHKTTRLAEITRKPVESNAVKFLKGQSMNKSWNGSIDTPTLRTSDTEEISSVLKSEGKSISLAIQAKFNVQKREGLNSSNRRSLLGTKDESEVKSNQHLKSQLSSRKSLHKRSSLYNVPGALRPNNQKQNCITDKGKLPSKPIGSNLHSRKVLPTDSASGRHKMSGKTVGNSKTGSRKFNIGATDSERGPYSSTKNLRKKRSIDRDSSFQKNQNVDSMLVEKTRKEDHDVTERSLNWVEDSKKKGMDVVSFTFTAPLTRSMETSMQIAEENNSSRMDNRGKRLLLDTESMKLSSLGYNVIGGDALSVLLEQKLRELSNAVESSCKKSLNSVSTSISTSFSQHPGHTPKHKFQGFDEMDECSSSHLDARQPSPVSILETSFSTESCNSSDSMDSYSIDGSKRCSSVQTLEVLRLSPLKKLRTLEADTELSDSASSISYSARSNHNIVVMSDPMLSSNWELEYVKLIFSNVELMFKDFAVGRARKIINPHLFDQLESRRGVEEESRLERKVLFDSVSECLDSRCRQYASGGCRIWSKGIAIMRRNERLAEEVYKEISRWRAMGDCMVDELVDDDMSSRYGKWLDFEVDGFELGVDIEGQIMNDLVDEMVAEMLIL; from the exons ATGGGGGTCGAAAAAGAAGGTTCAACGAATGGAGGAGGTTATGTAGGTGGATTCTTTCAGCTATTCGACTGGACTGCGAAATCTCGGAAGAAGCTATTCTCAAGCAAGTCGGATTTTCCAG AGCGTTCCAAACAGGGAAAGAGAAGTGATGGGAACATACCGATGACACGAATCCATTTG ATGGACGAGGATGAAATTGGAGCTGGGGCAAGCTTCAAAGGAAGTAGTGATTATAGTTGTGCATCTTCAGTTACGGATGATGATATGTATGGAGCTAAGGCCCCAAATGTAGTTGCTCGGCTTATGGGACTAGATTCGTTACCTACATCTTCCGAGCCATACTCCACCCCATTTTTCGACACTCAATCTCTTCGAGATGCTCATTTTCGAAGGAGAAACCTTAATTATCATCATAATGAGCAAATAGTTTATCCAGATGATCGGTTCAATAAGATGGAGGGCGGCCCTCCAAGGATCGTTGCAGAACTGAAACCTCAGAAGACAGTCAGCAAACCTATAGAGAAATTCCGAACCGAAAGTTTGCCTCCAAAGGCTGCTAAAACAATTCCAATTACACACCATAAACTTTTGTCTCCGATCAAGAGTCCGGGTTTTTTTCCTACTATGGATGCTGCTCATATAATGGAAGCAGCTGCGAGAATTATCGAGCCTGGTCCCCAAGTCATCACTAGAGCCAAAATGCCGCAGGTCGGATCGTCCTCAGTTCCCGTGAAAGTTCGTGATTTCAAAGAGAAAATGGAGGCTGCACAAAGAAAGCCTCCGGTTCGTTCTTCTTCAGTGCCTGTGAAAGTTAGAGACTTCAAAGAGAAATCTGAAACTGCACATAAAACAACCCGACTCGCTGAAATAACTCGGAAGCCAGTCGAGTCGAATGCTGTCAAGTTTCTTAAAGGACAATCGATGAACAAGAGCTGGAACGGATCAATAGACACACCAACGTTGCGGACTTCTGATACAGAGGAAATTTCTTCGGTTCTAAAGAGTGAGGGGAAATCTATTTCGCTTGCAATACAAGCAAAGTTCAATGTGCAGAAACGAGAAGGACTGAATTCAAGCAACCGCCGGAGTTTGTTAGGAACAAAAGATGAGAGTGAGGTTAAGTCAAACCAACACTTAAAGAGCCAACTAAGTTCTCGGAAGAGTTTGCATAAGAGATCTTCGTTGTACAATGTGCCAGGTGCACTCAGGCCAAACAATCAGAAGCAAAACTGTATAACTGATAAAGGAAAATTACCTTCAAAGCCAATAGGTTCCAACTTGCATAGTCGAAAAGTGCTGCCTACGGATTCTGCTTCAGGGCGACACAAAATGTCAGGTAAAACTGTTGGGAATTCCAAAACTGGATCGAGGAAGTTCAATATAGGTGCAACGGATAGTGAGCGAGGTCCATATTCTAGTACAAAGAACCTAAGGAAGAAAAGATCGATAGATAGAGATTCCAGTTTTCAGAAAAATCAGAATGTTGATAGTATGTTGGTGGAAAAAACCCGGAAGGAAGACCATGATGTTACTGAAAGAAGCCTCAACTGGGTCGAAGATAGTAAGAAGAAAGGCATGGATGTTGTCTCGTTCACATTCACTGCCCCACTTACTCGATCAATGGAGACATCTATGCAGATTGCAGAGGAAAATAACAGCAGTCGCATGGATAATCGGGGCAAGCGATTGTTGCTTGATACTGAGAGTATGAAGTTGTCTTCATTAGGATATAATGTGATAGGAGGAGATGCTTTAAGTGTGCTTTTGGAACAAAAGCTTCGCGAATTAAGCAATGCAGTCGAATCTTCCTGCAAGAAATCTCTCAACTCCGTATCAACTTCGATTTCAACATCATTTTCGCAACATCCAGGGCACACTCCGAAACACAAGTTTCAG GGATTTGATGAAATGGATGAATGCAGTAGTAGTCATCTCGATGCTCGGCAACCTAGTCCAGTTTCTATCCTCGAAACTTCTTTTTCAACTGAAAGCTGCAACTCTTCGGATAGCATGGACAGTTACAGTATAGACG GAAGCAAGCGGTGTTCATCGGTTCAAACTCTGGAAGTTCTTCGGCTGAGTCCTTTAAAGAAGTTACGCACACTTGAAGCTGACACGGAGTTATCGGATTCAGCTTCTTCAATATCATATTCAGCTAGAAGTAATCATAATATCGTTGTTATGTCAGATCCTATGCTATCGAGCAACTGGGAACTAGAATATGTGAAGCTTATATTTAGTAATGTGGAATTAATGTTCAAGGACTTCGCCGTAGGTCGAGCTCGTAAAATTATAAACCCTCATCTTTTCGATCAGTTGGAAAGCCGAAGAGGAGTTGAAGAGGAGTCTAGGCTTGAACGTAAGGTATTATTTGATTCAGTCAGTGAATGTCTAGACTCGAGATGCAGGCAGTATGCAAGTGGGGGATGTCGAATATGGTCCAAAGGGATAGCGATAATGAGAAGAAACGAACGGTTAGCTGAAGAAGTTTACAAGGAGATCTCAAGGTGGAGAGCCATGGGGGACTGTATGGTCGATGAGCTCGTCGACGACGACATGAGCAGTCGATATGGAAAATGGCTGGACTTTGAAGTTGATGGCTTTGAACTTGGAGTAGACATTGAAGGACAAATCATGAATGATTTGGTTGATGAAATGGTTGCTGAAATGTTAATATTGTAA
- the LOC107888942 gene encoding uncharacterized protein isoform X1: MGVEKEGSTNGGGYVGGFFQLFDWTAKSRKKLFSSKSDFPERSKQGKRSDGNIPMTRIHLMDEDEIGAGASFKGSSDYSCASSVTDDDMYGAKAPNVVARLMGLDSLPTSSEPYSTPFFDTQSLRDAHFRRRNLNYHHNEQIVYPDDRFNKMEGGPPRIVAELKPQKTVSKPIEKFRTESLPPKAAKTIPITHHKLLSPIKSPGFFPTMDAAHIMEAAARIIEPGPQVITRAKMPQVGSSSVPVKVRDFKEKMEAAQRKPPVRSSSVPVKVRDFKEKSETAHKTTRLAEITRKPVESNAVKFLKGQSMNKSWNGSIDTPTLRTSDTEEISSVLKSEGKSISLAIQAKFNVQKREGLNSSNRRSLLGTKDESEVKSNQHLKSQLSSRKSLHKRSSLYNVPGALRPNNQKQNCITDKGKLPSKPIGSNLHSRKVLPTDSASGRHKMSGKTVGNSKTGSRKFNIGATDSERGPYSSTKNLRKKRSIDRDSSFQKNQNVDSMLVEKTRKEDHDVTERSLNWVEDSKKKGMDVVSFTFTAPLTRSMETSMQIAEENNSSRMDNRGKRLLLDTESMKLSSLGYNVIGGDALSVLLEQKLRELSNAVESSCKKSLNSVSTSISTSFSQHPGHTPKHKFQNIQGFDEMDECSSSHLDARQPSPVSILETSFSTESCNSSDSMDSYSIDGSKRCSSVQTLEVLRLSPLKKLRTLEADTELSDSASSISYSARSNHNIVVMSDPMLSSNWELEYVKLIFSNVELMFKDFAVGRARKIINPHLFDQLESRRGVEEESRLERKVLFDSVSECLDSRCRQYASGGCRIWSKGIAIMRRNERLAEEVYKEISRWRAMGDCMVDELVDDDMSSRYGKWLDFEVDGFELGVDIEGQIMNDLVDEMVAEMLIL; the protein is encoded by the exons ATGGGGGTCGAAAAAGAAGGTTCAACGAATGGAGGAGGTTATGTAGGTGGATTCTTTCAGCTATTCGACTGGACTGCGAAATCTCGGAAGAAGCTATTCTCAAGCAAGTCGGATTTTCCAG AGCGTTCCAAACAGGGAAAGAGAAGTGATGGGAACATACCGATGACACGAATCCATTTG ATGGACGAGGATGAAATTGGAGCTGGGGCAAGCTTCAAAGGAAGTAGTGATTATAGTTGTGCATCTTCAGTTACGGATGATGATATGTATGGAGCTAAGGCCCCAAATGTAGTTGCTCGGCTTATGGGACTAGATTCGTTACCTACATCTTCCGAGCCATACTCCACCCCATTTTTCGACACTCAATCTCTTCGAGATGCTCATTTTCGAAGGAGAAACCTTAATTATCATCATAATGAGCAAATAGTTTATCCAGATGATCGGTTCAATAAGATGGAGGGCGGCCCTCCAAGGATCGTTGCAGAACTGAAACCTCAGAAGACAGTCAGCAAACCTATAGAGAAATTCCGAACCGAAAGTTTGCCTCCAAAGGCTGCTAAAACAATTCCAATTACACACCATAAACTTTTGTCTCCGATCAAGAGTCCGGGTTTTTTTCCTACTATGGATGCTGCTCATATAATGGAAGCAGCTGCGAGAATTATCGAGCCTGGTCCCCAAGTCATCACTAGAGCCAAAATGCCGCAGGTCGGATCGTCCTCAGTTCCCGTGAAAGTTCGTGATTTCAAAGAGAAAATGGAGGCTGCACAAAGAAAGCCTCCGGTTCGTTCTTCTTCAGTGCCTGTGAAAGTTAGAGACTTCAAAGAGAAATCTGAAACTGCACATAAAACAACCCGACTCGCTGAAATAACTCGGAAGCCAGTCGAGTCGAATGCTGTCAAGTTTCTTAAAGGACAATCGATGAACAAGAGCTGGAACGGATCAATAGACACACCAACGTTGCGGACTTCTGATACAGAGGAAATTTCTTCGGTTCTAAAGAGTGAGGGGAAATCTATTTCGCTTGCAATACAAGCAAAGTTCAATGTGCAGAAACGAGAAGGACTGAATTCAAGCAACCGCCGGAGTTTGTTAGGAACAAAAGATGAGAGTGAGGTTAAGTCAAACCAACACTTAAAGAGCCAACTAAGTTCTCGGAAGAGTTTGCATAAGAGATCTTCGTTGTACAATGTGCCAGGTGCACTCAGGCCAAACAATCAGAAGCAAAACTGTATAACTGATAAAGGAAAATTACCTTCAAAGCCAATAGGTTCCAACTTGCATAGTCGAAAAGTGCTGCCTACGGATTCTGCTTCAGGGCGACACAAAATGTCAGGTAAAACTGTTGGGAATTCCAAAACTGGATCGAGGAAGTTCAATATAGGTGCAACGGATAGTGAGCGAGGTCCATATTCTAGTACAAAGAACCTAAGGAAGAAAAGATCGATAGATAGAGATTCCAGTTTTCAGAAAAATCAGAATGTTGATAGTATGTTGGTGGAAAAAACCCGGAAGGAAGACCATGATGTTACTGAAAGAAGCCTCAACTGGGTCGAAGATAGTAAGAAGAAAGGCATGGATGTTGTCTCGTTCACATTCACTGCCCCACTTACTCGATCAATGGAGACATCTATGCAGATTGCAGAGGAAAATAACAGCAGTCGCATGGATAATCGGGGCAAGCGATTGTTGCTTGATACTGAGAGTATGAAGTTGTCTTCATTAGGATATAATGTGATAGGAGGAGATGCTTTAAGTGTGCTTTTGGAACAAAAGCTTCGCGAATTAAGCAATGCAGTCGAATCTTCCTGCAAGAAATCTCTCAACTCCGTATCAACTTCGATTTCAACATCATTTTCGCAACATCCAGGGCACACTCCGAAACACAAGTTTCAG AACATTCAGGGATTTGATGAAATGGATGAATGCAGTAGTAGTCATCTCGATGCTCGGCAACCTAGTCCAGTTTCTATCCTCGAAACTTCTTTTTCAACTGAAAGCTGCAACTCTTCGGATAGCATGGACAGTTACAGTATAGACG GAAGCAAGCGGTGTTCATCGGTTCAAACTCTGGAAGTTCTTCGGCTGAGTCCTTTAAAGAAGTTACGCACACTTGAAGCTGACACGGAGTTATCGGATTCAGCTTCTTCAATATCATATTCAGCTAGAAGTAATCATAATATCGTTGTTATGTCAGATCCTATGCTATCGAGCAACTGGGAACTAGAATATGTGAAGCTTATATTTAGTAATGTGGAATTAATGTTCAAGGACTTCGCCGTAGGTCGAGCTCGTAAAATTATAAACCCTCATCTTTTCGATCAGTTGGAAAGCCGAAGAGGAGTTGAAGAGGAGTCTAGGCTTGAACGTAAGGTATTATTTGATTCAGTCAGTGAATGTCTAGACTCGAGATGCAGGCAGTATGCAAGTGGGGGATGTCGAATATGGTCCAAAGGGATAGCGATAATGAGAAGAAACGAACGGTTAGCTGAAGAAGTTTACAAGGAGATCTCAAGGTGGAGAGCCATGGGGGACTGTATGGTCGATGAGCTCGTCGACGACGACATGAGCAGTCGATATGGAAAATGGCTGGACTTTGAAGTTGATGGCTTTGAACTTGGAGTAGACATTGAAGGACAAATCATGAATGATTTGGTTGATGAAATGGTTGCTGAAATGTTAATATTGTAA
- the LOC107888943 gene encoding LOW QUALITY PROTEIN: AMSH-like ubiquitin thioesterase 3 (The sequence of the model RefSeq protein was modified relative to this genomic sequence to represent the inferred CDS: inserted 1 base in 1 codon) — protein MKIDVNAMARRVEVDNRIPLRYYYRIADNLLKQASIYRDEKNIVDLYIILLRYSSLVSETIPFHRDYHVSLQKEKAMYRKRLLAVLDELESLKPKVHRRIEELNKARAGAKLLEPDGYKTTSYGSEKTSPLEWPHVNKGSSMNLDIKQPANMAVQSSWKYNNDRNQIDNQFQKLSLNIPLPNKETLSRHSFLGPNGLRGQWLGPSAEINVQYPSNMDLVPAENSGPNQAGQYGPLAVKDGDPGQVGSAMESVLSLDDGRWLQPAEGSCHPLITEAKEDPFQFVSIKQPLPPPVLAQVQQDFTPIPPSRVADPRPGPAKPSEDGMPNTNSYQHLHVPVRMMEDFLRLARSNTEKNLETCGVLAGSLKNRAFHITTLIIPKQESTSDSCSTLNEEEIFEVQDKLSLFPLGWIHTHPTQTCFMSSVDLHTHYSYQIMLPEAIAIVMXPTDTSSPHGIFHLSDPGGVSIIRNCQQRGFHPHEEPLDGTPIYEHCSHVFMNPKIKFDVVDLR, from the exons atgaagatCGACGTTAATGCGATGGCTCGTAGAGTCGAAGTCGATAATCGAATTCCTCTCCGTTATTATTACCGAATCGCCGATAATCTCCTCAAACAG gcAAGCATTTACCGAGATGAAAAGAATATAGTAGATTTGTATATAATACTACTTAGATATTCAAG TTTGGTATCAGAAACTATACCATTTCATCGGGATTACCATGTTTCACTTCAGAAAGAAAAGGCTATGTATAGAAAG AGGCTTTTAGCTGTACTTGATGAGCTTGAATCTTTGAAACCAAAGGTTCACCGGAGAATTGAAGAACTAAATAAAGCTCGTGCAGGGGCTAAATTGCTTGAACCTGATGGCTATAAAACCACTTCCTATGGCTCCGAGAAGACATCACCTTTGGAGTGGCCCCATGTAAATAAAGGATCTAGTATGAACTTGGATATTAAGCAG CCTGCCAATATGGCTGTTCAATCTTCATGGAAGTATAACAATGATCGTAATCAAATTGACAACCAGTTCCAGAAGTT GTCTCTCAATATACCACTTCCAAATAAAGAAACATTGTCTAGACACTCGTTTCTTGGTCCTAATGGTCTACGAGGCCAGTGGCTTGGACCTAGTGCTGAGATAAAC GTTCAATATCCAAGCAATATGGACTTGGTTCCTGCAGAAAATTCAGG GCCAAATCAGGCTGGACAATACGGTCCTTTGGCTGTAAAAGATGGTGATCCAGGACAGGTTGGTTCTGCAATGGAGTCAGTGCTCTCCTTAGATGATGGTCGATGGTTACAGCCTGCTGAGGGTTCGTGTCACCCTTTGATTACCGAAGCAAAGGAGGACCCTTTCCAGTTTGTCAGTATCAAACAACCATTGCCTCCTCCTGTTCTTGCTCAAGTGCAGCAAGACTTTACTCCAATACCTCCATCAAGAGTGGCTGATCCAAGACCTGGTCCAGCAAAGCCATCTGAGGATGGAATGCCAAACACTAATTCATATCAGCATTTACATGTT CCAGTACGCATGATGGAGGATTTCTTACGACTAGCTCGGTCAAATACAGAAAAAAATTTGGAAACATGTGGTGTTCTAGCGGGATCATTG AAAAACAGGGCTTTCCATATCACCACACTTATAATCCCAAAGCAGGAGTCCACTTCAGATTCG TGTTCAACATtaaatgaagaagaaatttttgaagTTCAAGATAAATTGTCTCTGTTTCCACTGGGTTGGATTCAT aCACACCCAACTCAGACTTGTTTCATGTCATCGGTTGATCTTCACACTCATTACTCATATCAG attatgTTACCAGAAGCAATTGCAATTGTTA GCCCTACCGATACATCCAG CCCACATGGTATCTTTCATCTGTCCGATCCAGGCGGTGTGTCCATCATTCGTAATTGTCAACAACGAGGATTTCATCCGCATGAGGAGCCTTTAGATGGAACACCAATCTATGAGCATTGCTCTCATGTATTTATGAACCCAAAGATAAAGTTCGACGTTGTTGATCTCCGGTGA
- the LOC107888944 gene encoding putative pentatricopeptide repeat-containing protein At3g16890, mitochondrial, with translation MRRLSSLASRSKPSLQNLTKPPQNTPTSPQIPLKFTNPASPSPSKGNSPINYHCISQFLSRNDWFLLLNHELKAKRLILNPQFVISFFQNQENPLFPLRFYIWVSNIDPLFAKNPSVKTALANALYKKGPVLLSVELVNHIRNSGLSFTEDLICVLIGSWGRLGLAKYCAEIFGQISFLGVNPSTRLYNAVIDALIKSNSLDLAYLKFQQMSADNCKPDRFTYNILIHGVCKAGVIDEAVRLVKQMEGFGYSPNVYTYTILIDGYCNARKVNDAFRLIETMKKRNVFPNEATVRSLIHGVFRCVAPRKAFELLIMFLEKEPMMQRLACDTLLFCLSNHHMATEAALFMNKLSGRGYMPDNSTFNLTMTCLIKGFNLNETCQILDSYIERGLKPGFNTYLALMQALYSVGKCVEGDRYFDQMTKGGLLSTVISYNMVIDCFCKASMMDKARETFNEMCFRGIAPTLVTFNTLIGGHCKIGQVHDARKFLVLLLEFGFDPDIFTFSSLIDGLCRAQMIDDAFDCFTEMYWWNVTPNDVTYNILIRSLCVIGDVARAMKLVRKMQAAGISADVFSFNALIQSFCRMKKIEKAKKLLVTMLTLGLDPDKYTYGTFIKAFCESERFDEAIGMFHLMEAKGCFPDPYTCNLVLESLVWKGRLEDARNIVKRCNQRGTKLNLIPGL, from the coding sequence ATGAGAAGGCTTTCCTCTTTAGCTTCGAGGTCAAAACCTTCACTCCAAAACCTCACAAAACCCCCCCAAAACACTCCAACTTCGCCTCAAATCCCACTCAAATTCACCAATCCTGCTTCTCCCTCACCTTCAAAAGGTAACTCTCCGATTAATTATCATTGCATTTCCCAGTTTCTTTCTAGAAACGATTGGTTTTTGTTGCTTAACCACGAGTTAAAAGCCAAGAGACTCATTTTGAATCCTCAGTTCGTGATCagtttttttcaaaatcaagaaAACCCATTGTTCCCTTTGAGATTTTATATCTGGGTTTCCAATATCGACCCTCTATTTGCAAAGAATCCATCGGTTAAGACTGCTTTAGCTAATGCCCTTTATAAAAAAGGTCCGGTTTTGTTATCTGTTGAACTGGTTAATCATATTAGGAATTCAGGCCTTAGTTTCACTGAAGATTTGATTTGTGTTTTGATTGGTAGTTGGGGAAGATTAGGATTAGCTAAGTATTGTGCTGAGATATTTGGGCAGATTTCATTTTTGGGTGTTAATCCTAGCACTAGATTGTATAATGCCGTGATTGATGCGTTAATAAAATCCAATtcacttgatttagcttatttgAAGTTCCAACAAATGTCAGCTGATAACTGTAAACCAGATAGGTTTACATACAATATTCTCATTCATGGTGTTTGTAAAGCCGGTGTCATCGATGAGGCAGTTCGGTTAGTTAAGCAGATGGAAGGTTTCGGATACTCACCGAATGTGTATACTTATACCATCTTAATTGATGGGTACTGTAATGCAAGGAAGGTCAATGATGCGTTTAGACTCATTGAGACGATGAAGAAAAGGAATGTGTTTCCTAATGAAGCCACCGTGAGATCGTTGATTCATGGGGTTTTCCGTTGTGTGGCTCCACGAAAGGCATTCGAGTTGTTGATAATGTTCTTGGAGAAGGAGCCTATGATGCAGAGATTGGCTTGTGATACTCTACTGTTTTGTCTTTCGAATCACCATATGGCTACGGAAGCAGCATTGTTTATGAATAAACTTTCGGGGAGAGGCTACATGCCTGATAATTCAACATTTAACCTTACAATGACATGTTTGATAAAGGGATTCAATCTCAATGAAACATGTCAAATTTTGGATAGCTATATAGAGCGAGGTTTGAAACCAGGGTTTAATACATATCTTGCACTTATGCAAGCCTTGTATAGTGTAGGGAAATGTGTTGAGGGTGATCGATATTTTGACCAGATGACTAAGGGTGGGTTGTTATCCACTGTTATTTCGTATAACATGGTGATCGATTGCTTTTGCAAAGCTAGTATGATGGACAAGGCAAGGGAGACTTTTAACGAGATGTGCTTTCGAGGTATAGCTCCGACTCTTGTTACTTTCAATACCCTTATTGGTGGGCATTGTAAGATTGGACAAGTACATGATGCTAGGAAATTTCTGGTATTGCTTCTAGAATTTGGTTTTGATCCTGATATTTTCACATTTAGTTCACTAATTGATGGACTTTGTCGAGCACAAATGATTGATGATGCTTTTGACTGTTTTACggaaatgtattggtggaatgtcACCCCTAACGATGTTACATACAATATATTGATTCGTTCTTTATGCGTAATCGGGGATGTTGCTAGAGCAATGAAACTTGTAAGAAAAATGCAGGCAGCTGGAATAAGTGCTGATGTTTTCTCTTTCAATGCTCTCATTCAAAGTTTTTGTAGAATGAAGAAGATCGAGAAAGCAAAAAAGCTTTTAGTCACCATGTTGACGTTGGGGTTGGATCCCGACAAATATACCTATGGCACTTTTATTAAGGCGTTTTGTGAATCTGAAAGATTTGATGAAGCCATTGGGATGTTTCACTTGATGGAAGCTAAAGGTTGTTTCCCCGATCCCTACACATGCAATTTAGTTTTGGAGTCTTTAGTCTGGAAGGGTCGCTTGGAAGATGCTCGGAATATTGTAAAACGATGCAACCAAAGGGGTACTAAGTTAAACTTGATTCCCGGGCTTTAG
- the LOC107890248 gene encoding (S)-8-oxocitronellyl enol synthase, with translation MEKTVANSQEPFVALIVGVSGMAGLSLAEALKSPNALGGPWKVYGSALRPMPTWFPSSVLDKYIAFDATDAGDTAGKLVTVSGEVTHVFWVAIQVRESEEVNVTVNATMLSNVLNVLKGGPNGGGGTRLSHVTVQTGTQHYMGPIHNPSESGHGYLPHEPPFVEDLPRLPYPNFYYALEDLIESYAPQLTYSVHRSSIIIGVSSRSVYNALLTLAAYALICQHEGLLFRYPGTQYTWEHFCDMSDARVLAEQHIWAAVTPSAKNQAFNCTNGDMFTWKKLWIKLCDIFDLKFIPFVESEKIDIVEFMADKSKVWDEIVEKHGLYKTKLEEITCAAALRNVLHFGFQHVCSMNKSRENGFLGYADTLKSIPMRVDRLRDMKIIP, from the coding sequence ATGGAGAAAACAGTTGCTAATTCCCAGGAACCCTTTGTTGCACTCATCGTCGGCGTCAGTGGCATGGCGGGGCTGAGCTTAGCGGAAGCCTTGAAGAGCCCCAATGCCCTTGGCGGTCCCTGGAAAGTTTACGGCTCAGCTTTACGTCCTATGCCAACCTGGTTCCCCTCTTCCGTCCTCGATAAATACATCGCTTTTGACGCCACCGACGCCGGCGACACCGCTGGTAAGCTTGTTACGGTCTCCGGTGAAGTCACCCATGTTTTTTGGGTGGCAATCCAAGTTCGTGAAAGTGAAGAAGTAAACGTTACGGTTAATGCAACTATGTTATCCAATGTTCTCAACGTGCTGAAAGGCGGCCCCAACGGTGGCGGTGGTACAAGGCTTAGCCACGTCACGGTTCAAACAGGTACCCAACATTACATGGGTCCGATACATAATCCATCGGAGTCAGGACATGGTTACTTACCTCATGAACCACCGTTTGTGGAGGATTTGCCCCGGTTGCCTTACCCCAACTTCTACTACGCCCTAGAAGACCTTATTGAATCATACGCACCACAGTTGACCTACTCCGTGCACCGTTCGTCGATCATAATAGGCGTGTCGTCGAGAAGCGTGTACAACGCGCTACTTACATTAGCGGCGTACGCATTGATATGTCAACACGAGGGCTTACTATTTCGGTATCCGGGTACTCAGTACACATGGGAGCATTTTTGTGACATGTCCGATGCACGTGTGCTCGCCGAGCAGCATATATGGGCCGCAGTGACTCCCAGTGCCAAGAACCAAGCCTTTAATTGCACTAATGGCGATATGTTCACTTGGAAAAAATTATGGATAAAGTTGTGTGACATATTCGATCTCAAATTTATCCCATTTGTGGAGTCGGAGAAGATCGATATTGTTGAGTTTATGGCGGATAAAAGCAAAGTTTGGGATGAAATAGTGGAAAAACATGGATTATATAAGacgaaattggaagaaattaCATGTGCAGCAGCTCTTAGAAATGTGTTACATTTTGGGTTTCAACATGTTTGTAGTATGAACAAGAGTAGAGAAAATGGGTTCCTTGGGTATGCAGATACCCTTAAAAGTATTCCAATGCGGGTTGACAGATTGAGAGATATGAAGATTATACcttaa